The following DNA comes from Alienimonas californiensis.
AAGAAGAACCCGTTCAAGCCGGGCGAGATGATGACGGTCAGCGCCAAGCCGGCCCGCAACGTCGTCAAGATTCGCCCGCTGAAGGGCCTGAAGGACCTAGTCTGAGCTAAGTCTCCCCGGGCCGGGGGCGTTCTGACGAACGCTCTCGGACCGGCGGGGGCATCGGACCGTGCGGCCGAACCTTCGGCGGCGTTTCGATGTCTTGCGGGAGGGACTCGCGGAACCGCCTTGACCGTCCGCGAAGCTTCGATATCCTCCCTCCCCGAACGCCCGCCCGCGGGCGTTCACCACGGCCCCATCGTCTAGTCAGGTCCAGGACTCTGGATTTTCATTCCAGCAACAGGGGTTCAAATCCCCTTGGGGTCATCTGCGAGTGATATGTTTGCGGCCCGCACCGGCGACGGTGCGGGCCGCTTTTCGTTCGCTCCCCCGTAGAGTGTCAGATGTCGCAGCCCCCGCCGCCCAAGCCCAGCCGGGGCGACTACTGGCGGCACCTGTTCGCCCACTGGCCGGCGGACCTCGCGAAATCCGGCGCCGTCATCACCGAGCACAACGAGCCGGTCCGCTTTATCGACTTCGCCGTCTCCGGCGGTCTGCTGCTGCTCCAACGCGATCGGCCGGATACCACCGGCGCCCGCAAAGTGTTCGTCAGCTACGACGCGATCAGCAGCTTGAAGCTGGACGATCCCGGCGAACTGGATCGCTACCGCGCCCTCGGTTTTCAGCCGCCCGTCGGGGCCGCCGCCGCGGGCTGAGCGGCCGGGTCGTCGGCATGGGCCTCGTGTTCGTCCTCGCGCGGCGGGGCGAGCGACTGGAGGGCCAGCATGATCGCCCCGGTGACGAGGAACACGTCGGCGAAGTTGAACACCGGCCAACCCCAGCCGCCGAACTCGAACAGCAGGAAGTCCCGCACCGCCAGCCGGACCTCGCCGTCCGCGTCGGTGCAGCCGTGCAGGCCGAGGCGGTCGTACAGGTTGCCCAAGGCCCCCCCGGTGACCAGCGCCAGGGCGATCGTCAGCCACAGGCTGCGGGCGGCGCCGGCGATGAACAGCCACCAGAGCACGCCCACGGCGGCCGCGACGCTCAGCGAGGCGAACAACCAGCTGTAGCCCTGCCCGATGCCCCACAGGGCGCCGCCGTTAAAGCTCGTCAGCAATTCGAAGCGGACGGCGCCGTCGAACCACTCCTCATGCCAGTCGCTGCGAACGCCCTCGTAGCCGAGCGTGTCGAAGACTCGCTCCTTGGAGTACAGATCCACTCCGCAGCAGAGCAGGGTGAGCACACCGAAGAGAATTGGGCGGGACGCCGGGACGTGTCGCATGATCGGCGTCTCTGGGGCGTCCGTCCGGTGGGGGCGGCCGGGAGAGAGTTCCGGCCGAGGGGCATCCTAGGAGCGCCGCCGTCAATCGGGCAAGATGAGCCCATGCCTGACGAAACCGCCCCCGCTCCCGTCGCTCCCCCGGCCGTCGGCGACGCCGCCCCGGACGCGACCCTCGTGGCCACCCCCGGCAATGAGCCGCTGACGCTCTCCGAGGTGTGGGCGGACGGTCCGGTGGTCCTCTACTTCTACCCGAAGGACGCCACGCCCGGCTGCACGACCGAGGCCTGCGACTTCCGCGACCGCGACGCCGCTCTCGCCGAGGCCCGGGCGACCGTGCTGGGGGTGAGCCCGGACCCGCCGGCGTCTCACGAGAAGTTCATCGCCAAGCAGGAGTTGCCGTTCCGGCTGCTCAGCGACGAGGACAAAGCCGTCGCGACGGCGTACGGCGTGTGGGTCGAGAAATCGATGTACGGCCGCAAATACATGGGCGTGCAGCGGGCGACGTTCCTCATCGCCGAGGGCGGCACGATCGCCGCCGCTTGGCCCAAGGTAAAGGTGAAGGGCCACGCCGACGCCGTGCTGGCGGCCCTCGCCGACCTGCCGAGTGCCTAGTGCACATGGTTCACCGCCGCCGTGAGGCGACGCGGCAGGGAGATTTGCTCCCGCGCCGCCTCACGGCGGCGGCGAACCGACCTAGTTCAGAGCAAGCTCAGAGCAAGCACCATTCAGGCCGCTTTCCGCACCGGGGCGGCGGCTCGCTTGGCGCTGGCGGCGATCTCTTCCAGTACCCACTCGGCCAGTTCCAGGGCGGCGACCGCGGTGGGCCCGTCGACCCGGGGCGTGCCGCCGGTCCGGCAGCAACTCGTCCAGTCGGCCAGTTCCGCCGTGAGGGCGTCGCGGCCGCTGACGGGGATCTCCTCCGTCTTGATCCACCGGCCGAACACACTGTCTCGCAGGGCGGCGCGGTCGGCGGAGGGATCGTCGAGCGCCGAGAGCACCGGCGGGCCGTGCGTCAGCGCCGGGGTGGCGGAGTAGTGCAGCACGCGGCGGGTGGTGAGGTCCGCGGCGACCACGCCGCGCTCGCCGAACGCCTGCACAGTGCGAGCGGCGGTCGGATTGACGCGGTTGGCCGTCAGGTCGGCGACGCCGCCGCCCTCGAAGGTCAGCCGGGCGGTCACGGCGTCCTCGCGGTCCGTCAGGATGGACGTGCCGAGAGCCTGCACCGCGACGACCTCCTCTCCGCTGAACAGGCAGCGGGCCAGTTCCAGGTCGTGAATCATCAGGTCGTGCACGGCGCCGACGTCCACGCTGCGGAAGGCGAACGGGCTGAGCCGCTCAAACCGGGCGTACCGTGGCCGTGAGCAGCGGGCGAGGACTTCTTCGAAGGCCGGGTTGAACCGCTCCACGTGCCCGACGGCCAGCACGACGCCGGCAGTCCGGGCCTTGAGGGCGATCTGCTCCGCTTCCCGCACGTCGCTGGAGAGCGGTTTCTCGACCAGCAAATGCTTGCCGGCCGCCAGACAGGCGCCGGCGACGTCCGCGTGGGTGAAGGTGGGCGTGGCGACGCTGACGGCGTCGACCTCGTCCAGAATCTCACGGACGTCCGCCACGGCCCGACAGCCGTGCTCCTCGGCGATCCTGCCGGCGGCCTTGCGGTCCCGGTCTGCGACCGCGACGAGGTTCACCCCGTCCAGCCCGGCGAGAATGCGGGCGTGGTGGCGGCCCAGGGCTCCCACCCCGGCGACAGCGACATTGAGCGAGGACATCCGTGTCTCAAGCTGGAGTGAACGAATCAATCGTCTGCGACGGCTCCCGCCGTCAGGCGGCCCGCCGAATCGGGTGGATGGAAACCGGCTCGTAGGGAACCTTCTTGCCGTCGCGTCCGCGCCCGTTGCGGCCGCCGCTCTGGTTCTCGACGAAGCTGAGCACCCGCTCCACGGCCGGGGGGCATTCGCCGCCGAACTTCGCTTCGAGTTCCTTCCGGATCTCGGCGATCGGCTTGCGGCTACGGTACAGCAGGCGGTGGGCCAGCTTTACGCCGCGGATCTCGACGTCGGGGATGCCGGCCCGCTGCATCCCGACCAGGTTGACCGTCTTGACGGTGGGGTTGTCCGTCCCGGCCGAGAGCATGTAGGGCGGCAGGTCACGGACGAGTTTGCCGCCGCCGGAGACGAAGGCGAGCGTGCCGACCGTGGCGAAGTGATGCACCACGCTGTTGCCCGAGACGATCGCGCCGTCGTGCATGTGGACGTGACCGCCCAGCAGCACGCCGTTGACCAGCATGCAGTCGTCGCCGACCCGACAGTTGTGGGCGACGTGGGCGTTGCTCATCAGCAGGCAGCGGCTGCCGATGCGGGTGACGCCGTCTTCCTTCTCCGCCCCGCGATGGACGGTGACGCCTTCGCGGAACTGGTTGTCGTCGCCGATGACGGTACCAGTGGGCGCTTCGTGCCAGCCTTTGTCCTGCGGCTCGCCGCCGATCACGCAGCCGGGCCAGAAGCGGTTGCCGGAGCCGATGGCGCACGGCCCGCTGAGCACGACATGGCTGTCGAGCGTGTTGTTCGAACCGAGCACCACGTCCGGGCCGACGGTGCAGAAGGGGCCGATTTTCGTACCGGCCCCCAATACCGCCTGCGGGTGAACGTCCGAGAGAGGGTGAATGCTGATTGAGGCGGCGCGGGCGGCGGGCCGGGAGGCTCGCATCTCGTTCGCGCCGAAGAGGGCCGGTTTGGGCATGGAATCCGACGGGGAGTTCACGGTACGGCCTCCTGCCGCGGGCGTGGGTGGGACTGCGTTTTACGCTGCGGGGGGGTCTGTGGAAACCCCGATCCCTTCCATGATCGACGTATCCCCCCGAGCCGCCGCAGTCCGCAGAGTCCGGCAAAGGTCCCTGTTCAACGCATGTCCTCCCTTCCGGGAGGCGACTGCGGCGTGCAGCTCACAGCCTAATAGCGCCAGGTCGCCGATCATGTCCAGAAGTTTGTGTCGGGCCGGTTCGTTTTCGAAACGTGGAGCGTTTCCGCGGACTGTACCGTCTGGTTCAAACACCAGCAGATCCGCCGCATCGACCCGCTCTCCATAGCCTGCGGCCCGCAGGGCAGGGATCTCCGCCGCCGCGATAAATGTGCGGGCCGGAGCGATTTCCCGAGCGAAGAACGCTGGGGCGATCTCCGCCCGGAAGAGCTGCGAGGGCACGGGGTGATCCGGGCCGCAGTCGAGGCGGTATTCGAGCTGCGTCTTTCCGTCGCCCCCCGGCGGGGATGCCGTCAGCGCGGCTTCCCCGGCGGTGACGGTGATCGGCTGGAGAACCCTCAGCACGGCCCGCGGCGCCGCCAGCTCCCGCACCCCGGCCGCCTGGAGAACCTGCACGAAGCCGAGGGCGGAGCCGTCCAGCCCCGGCAACTCCGGGCCGTCGATCTCGACGCGGCAATTGTCGATCCGCAGCCCGGCGAGCGCGGCGAGGACGTGCTCGGTCAGTTGCACCTCCGCCGCCCCCCGCCGCACGCCGGTCCGGCGGTGTAGTTCGAGGGCGTGCTCGATCGTCGCCGGCACGGACGGCTGGCCCGGCAGGTCGGTGCGAACGAAGACGACGCCGGAGTCCGCCGGCGCCGGGCGGAACCGCACCCGGACGTCGCCGCCGGTGAAGAACGCGACGCCGGACAGTTCCGCGTCCGCGGCGAGGGTGGTTTGCGAACGCGTCATGGCGGGCCGATCGAACGACGGAAAAGCCGGCGGCCCCGAAAGGGCCGCCGGCTCTGAAAGATTCGCAGCGACTCAGCCGGACTCAGTTCCCGGGAACGGCGGGGGCTTCGGCGGTCTTCGGAGCGTACGGGGAGACGTAGCCCTCAACGCTCTGATCGCGGGCCGGCTTACCGCTCTTGGCGGAGTAGGAGCGGTCCAGGGCGTAGATGATCGTATCGGTGATGTCGTCCTGCGGGGTGTGGTAGACGACCAGACGGTTCATCCCCTGCAGGATGTCGTTCGTCTGCTTCGCCTCGTCCACGCCGTCCCGCTTGTAGCGGATGACGAGGGAGTAGCTCTTCCGCTCGCACCACATTTTGACCATCGCGGTCACGTCGTTGTAGATCTCCTTGTACAGCTCGGCTTCCTTCTTCATGAAGCGCTGGCTGATCCGCATCTGCTCGGCCTGCAGTTCGGTTTGCTTGTTCTTCAGGGCGACGGCCTTCTGCAGGTACTCCTCGGAGTCCTGGGCGATCGTGCCGGCCTGCAG
Coding sequences within:
- a CDS encoding signal peptidase II; translated protein: MRHVPASRPILFGVLTLLCCGVDLYSKERVFDTLGYEGVRSDWHEEWFDGAVRFELLTSFNGGALWGIGQGYSWLFASLSVAAAVGVLWWLFIAGAARSLWLTIALALVTGGALGNLYDRLGLHGCTDADGEVRLAVRDFLLFEFGGWGWPVFNFADVFLVTGAIMLALQSLAPPREDEHEAHADDPAAQPAAAAPTGG
- the lpxA gene encoding acyl-ACP--UDP-N-acetylglucosamine O-acyltransferase, giving the protein MPKPALFGANEMRASRPAARAASISIHPLSDVHPQAVLGAGTKIGPFCTVGPDVVLGSNNTLDSHVVLSGPCAIGSGNRFWPGCVIGGEPQDKGWHEAPTGTVIGDDNQFREGVTVHRGAEKEDGVTRIGSRCLLMSNAHVAHNCRVGDDCMLVNGVLLGGHVHMHDGAIVSGNSVVHHFATVGTLAFVSGGGKLVRDLPPYMLSAGTDNPTVKTVNLVGMQRAGIPDVEIRGVKLAHRLLYRSRKPIAEIRKELEAKFGGECPPAVERVLSFVENQSGGRNGRGRDGKKVPYEPVSIHPIRRAA
- a CDS encoding OmpH family outer membrane protein, with amino-acid sequence MTAIRPFISAAAAAALAFSAQTGQAQQPAAATAPTGPVAVIDMAEVFANYDKFEDVRETLKAEIQAEGAKAEGLAKEVQTLQAQLQAGTIAQDSEEYLQKAVALKNKQTELQAEQMRISQRFMKKEAELYKEIYNDVTAMVKMWCERKSYSLVIRYKRDGVDEAKQTNDILQGMNRLVVYHTPQDDITDTIIYALDRSYSAKSGKPARDQSVEGYVSPYAPKTAEAPAVPGN
- the bcp gene encoding thioredoxin-dependent thiol peroxidase; amino-acid sequence: MPDETAPAPVAPPAVGDAAPDATLVATPGNEPLTLSEVWADGPVVLYFYPKDATPGCTTEACDFRDRDAALAEARATVLGVSPDPPASHEKFIAKQELPFRLLSDEDKAVATAYGVWVEKSMYGRKYMGVQRATFLIAEGGTIAAAWPKVKVKGHADAVLAALADLPSA
- a CDS encoding Gfo/Idh/MocA family protein; translated protein: MSSLNVAVAGVGALGRHHARILAGLDGVNLVAVADRDRKAAGRIAEEHGCRAVADVREILDEVDAVSVATPTFTHADVAGACLAAGKHLLVEKPLSSDVREAEQIALKARTAGVVLAVGHVERFNPAFEEVLARCSRPRYARFERLSPFAFRSVDVGAVHDLMIHDLELARCLFSGEEVVAVQALGTSILTDREDAVTARLTFEGGGVADLTANRVNPTAARTVQAFGERGVVAADLTTRRVLHYSATPALTHGPPVLSALDDPSADRAALRDSVFGRWIKTEEIPVSGRDALTAELADWTSCCRTGGTPRVDGPTAVAALELAEWVLEEIAASAKRAAAPVRKAA
- a CDS encoding UDP-3-O-acyl-N-acetylglucosamine deacetylase, producing MTRSQTTLAADAELSGVAFFTGGDVRVRFRPAPADSGVVFVRTDLPGQPSVPATIEHALELHRRTGVRRGAAEVQLTEHVLAALAGLRIDNCRVEIDGPELPGLDGSALGFVQVLQAAGVRELAAPRAVLRVLQPITVTAGEAALTASPPGGDGKTQLEYRLDCGPDHPVPSQLFRAEIAPAFFAREIAPARTFIAAAEIPALRAAGYGERVDAADLLVFEPDGTVRGNAPRFENEPARHKLLDMIGDLALLGCELHAAVASRKGGHALNRDLCRTLRTAAARGDTSIMEGIGVSTDPPAA